The Agromyces sp. G08B096 DNA window CTCTTCGCCGACCGTTATCTCGCCCGGCTCGACACCTGGTGCCGAGAGCGGGGCCTGCGCTTCACGGCGCATGTGAAGGGCGAGGAGCATCCGCTCTTCCAGCTGCCCACCGTGGGCTCGCTCGGCACGATCTCGCGCGCGATCGGGATGCCGGGGATCGACGCGCTCGGGAGGCATCCGGTCAACGACTTCTATCCGCGGCAGGCGTCGTCGGTCGCGCGGCAGTTCAGCGACGGCCGCGCGATGGCCGAGGCGTTCGGCGGCGCAGGCTGGGGAGCCGGGCCCGCCGACCTCGAGCGCTACCTCGGCTGGCTCGGCGGGCACGGCATCACCGACTTCGTGCTGCACCTCAGCCAGTACCGGCTCGACTCGGCGGCGATCGAGGATTGGCCGCCGTCGCATCCCCGTCACGTGAGCTGGTCGGGCGCCTATCGGGAGGTGCTCGACGCGGTCCGCGCGAGGCTCGCCGCCGCGCCCAGGCCGCCGGCCGACCTCCTCGTCGTCGTCCCGCAGCGGGGGCTCGCGCGCCGGTACGAACCGTGGGAGTTCGTGGCGACCAATGTGCACGACGCGCACGACTTCCCGGCGACGCCCGCCGGTGAGGTGAACGCCGCGTTCCTCCGCCTCGTCGAGCGACTGAGCGCCGCGGGCGAGGCGTACGAGTTCGCCGACGAGCGCACGGTCGAGCAGTGGGCCCGCGCCGATGACGGATGCCTCGCCCTCGGGGCATCCCGCTACCGCCGGGTGATCGTCGCGCCGGGCGCCGCCATCGACGACGCCGCGTCGGCGCTCATCGCGCCGTTCCTGGCGGACGAGCCGCTCCCCGAGGATCCGGCCCGGCCGGAGCGCGGCGCATTCGAGCCTGCGCCCGCGCTCACGCTCCACGCCGGAGTCGATCGCCGCCCGCTGTCCTGGCGCCTCGCGAGCACCCCGCGGAACGAGCTGGTGCTGGAGCCCGTTCGGGCGCACGACGGGGTCTGGGAGGCGGAGATCGAGTCCTCGACCTTCGACGGCCCGTTCGAGCTGCGATTCGCCGATGAGCCGCGCGAGCTGCACTGGAACGGCGCTCGTGTCGGCACCGTGTCCCGCGGTGAGTACGGTCATGGGGTGCGGGTGCGGCTGGCCGCCGGAAGGGTGGGCCGCCTGCGATTCCGTGCGGACGGGGTGCCGCCCGGCACGGTGCCCCGCGCGTGGGCGGTCGGCGGGTTCCGGGTCGCGGCGTCCGTCCGCGAGACCAGGGGAGCGCTCCTGGCGCTCGACGGCGGGTTCCGGCTGGCGAGGCCGCGGCGCGAGGTGTCGGGCGAGCTCGCAGCAGACGGCTTGCCGTTCGCGTTCGAGCCGGTCGAGGTCGTCACCGAGGTCGACGTGCCGGTGGGCGCCTCAGCGCTCCGCTTCGCGGGCGGGCTCGCGGACGCCGCCTGGATCAGCGTGGGAGGCGAGCCGGGGGTGTGGCGCTGGGGCGAGGGCGGCTGGGAGGTGCCGGTCGGTCGCACCGGCCTCGTCGAGGTCGGGATGCGCCTGGTGCCGAGCAGCTTCAACCGCTACGGGCCGCACCACCACTACCTCGGGGATCCGGTCGTGGTGAGCCCGGCGCAGATGCGCGGCATCCGCAACTACGCCGATCTCGACGACGCACCCGAGGCGACTCACGTGCCGTACTGGTGGGTGCGGCGCGCGGTGCTGCCGGCGGAGGCCGAGGTGATCGGTGTGCCCGTGACGCACGCGGGAGCCATCCATGACGGCGCCTCGGACGTCCGGATTGACAACGGGCGAGACGCCCTCATAAAGTAAGCGCAGTTGTGAATCGATTCACGATCACGAAGGAGTGAACGGTGGCAAGCATCATCACCGACGAGCGCCGGCCGGCGGCCGCGCCGACGCCCGAGCGGGCGCCCGCGCCGGCCGCCGGTCCTCGCGCCCGCAGGTCGAAGCGCGCGGGCGTCGTGGCGCCCTGGTGGTTCGTCGTGCCGGCGATCGCCGTGTACTGCTTCATCGTCGTCGTGCCGAGCCTCCGCGGCGCATTCTTCTCCTTCACCGACTGGAACGGCCTCGGCGCCGACTGGTCGTGGGTCGGACTGGAGAACTTCGCCGACGTCTTCACCGACCGCGCCGCGCAGGCCGCCCTCGGCAACACGCTGCTGCTCGCGGTGCTCTGCACCGTCATCCAGAACGCCATCGGCCTCGCGCTCGCGGTCGGACTGCACACCATGGTGAAGTCCCGCTACGTGCTCCGGGTCGTCTTCTTCGCCCCGGTCGTGCTCACCCCGCTCGTCTCCGGCTACGTCTGGAGCTACCTGCTCTCGCCGAACGGCACCGTGAACGACATCCTCCGCGGCGTGGGCCTCGGCGATCTCGCCCAAGACTGGCTCGGCGACCCCGACTTCGCGCTGTACTCGATCGTCGTCGCCATCGTGTGGCAGTTCGCGGGCTACTCGATGGTGATCTTCCTCGCCGGCCTCCAGGCCGTTCCCGAAGAGATCCTCGAGGCGGCCACCATCGACGGTGCCGGCCCCTGGCGCCGGTTC harbors:
- a CDS encoding sugar ABC transporter permease yields the protein MASIITDERRPAAAPTPERAPAPAAGPRARRSKRAGVVAPWWFVVPAIAVYCFIVVVPSLRGAFFSFTDWNGLGADWSWVGLENFADVFTDRAAQAALGNTLLLAVLCTVIQNAIGLALAVGLHTMVKSRYVLRVVFFAPVVLTPLVSGYVWSYLLSPNGTVNDILRGVGLGDLAQDWLGDPDFALYSIVVAIVWQFAGYSMVIFLAGLQAVPEEILEAATIDGAGPWRRFWNVTFPLLNGAVVINVMLSLIGGLKQFDQVVAMTGGGPGTATETISTLIYKNAFLLGEYPFSVALAVVMTLVIAVLSAVQYRLTLRKAN